One genomic segment of [Limnothrix rosea] IAM M-220 includes these proteins:
- a CDS encoding TIGR04168 family protein: protein MSEHSSPKSELKIAIVGDIHDQWDELGDRRALELLAVDCVLFVGDFGNEAVDLVAQIAALPLPKAAIFGNHDAWYTASDWGRKKAPYDHALEDRVQLQLDLLGDHHVGYGCLDFPSLNLSIIGSRPFSWGGEKWKNKRFLSERFGVNSFEESLALMMRHVQSAQCDNLIFLGHNGPTGLGVEPEDMCGRDWNPLGGDFGDPDFAQAIAATKKLGKNIAFVTFGHMHYTLRHRKDRLRTRVKCQDQTLYVNAAQVPRLKQYPNGDRHHAFSVVTLSEGRPKKSELVWVNPNQGTQERQTLWDCHQLELASS from the coding sequence TGGGATGAATTGGGCGATCGCCGTGCCCTCGAACTTTTAGCTGTAGATTGCGTGTTATTTGTCGGGGACTTTGGCAACGAAGCTGTCGATCTTGTGGCACAAATTGCCGCCTTGCCCCTACCGAAAGCCGCTATTTTCGGGAACCATGATGCCTGGTATACCGCCTCCGATTGGGGTCGCAAAAAAGCCCCCTACGACCATGCCCTAGAAGACCGTGTTCAGTTGCAACTTGATCTACTCGGAGATCACCATGTCGGTTATGGTTGCCTTGATTTCCCCAGTTTAAATTTGTCCATTATCGGCAGTCGTCCGTTCAGTTGGGGTGGTGAAAAATGGAAAAATAAGCGATTTCTGAGCGAGCGTTTTGGGGTCAATAGTTTCGAGGAATCCCTTGCCCTGATGATGCGTCACGTACAATCTGCCCAATGCGATAACCTAATTTTCCTCGGACATAATGGCCCCACAGGTTTAGGTGTAGAACCAGAAGATATGTGTGGTCGCGACTGGAATCCCCTTGGTGGTGATTTTGGGGATCCAGACTTTGCACAGGCGATCGCCGCCACAAAAAAACTCGGCAAAAATATTGCTTTCGTCACCTTCGGGCATATGCACTACACCCTGCGTCACCGCAAAGATCGACTACGCACCCGCGTCAAATGCCAAGACCAAACCCTCTACGTCAATGCTGCCCAAGTGCCGCGCCTCAAACAATATCCAAACGGCGATCGCCACCATGCCTTTTCTGTCGTGACCCTCAGCGAAGGCAGACCAAAAAAATCAGAACTAGTCTGGGTGAACCCAAATCAAGGAACCCAAGAACGCCAAACCCTCTGGGATTGTCATCAGCTCGAACTCGCTTCCTCCTGA
- a CDS encoding VOC family protein, which yields MKITRCLHVAILVSDRARSEKFYDQLLQLPKVPRPFNYAGIWYQLGDTQFHLIEDPNFTAPIQNPEKIGRNPHVAFGVKDLQVVRSQLEAQGCIYQMSASGRQALFLQDPDGNVIEITQEEASSS from the coding sequence ATTAAAATTACCCGCTGTCTGCATGTGGCGATTTTGGTGTCGGACAGAGCACGCTCGGAAAAATTTTACGATCAACTTTTGCAACTACCCAAGGTGCCACGACCTTTTAATTACGCAGGTATTTGGTATCAACTTGGTGATACCCAGTTTCATTTAATTGAAGATCCAAATTTTACTGCGCCCATTCAAAATCCTGAAAAAATTGGCCGCAATCCCCACGTTGCTTTTGGTGTCAAAGATCTGCAAGTGGTGCGATCGCAGTTAGAAGCCCAAGGTTGTATTTATCAAATGAGCGCGTCGGGTCGGCAGGCGCTATTTTTGCAAGATCCTGATGGTAATGTTATTGAAATCACTCAGGAGGAAGCGAGTTCGAGCTGA
- the petE gene encoding plastocyanin: MKRLSLLGKRLAMMVAAVACIFGLFSPTALAEDHIIKMGADNGMLAFQPAQLSVKAGDTITWVNNKVFPHNVVFDANSNPGGAELAESLSQPKLMMTPNQEYAITIPADAPAGDYSYYCQPHRGAGMVGKITVQ, from the coding sequence ATGAAACGACTCTCTCTCCTCGGCAAGCGACTAGCCATGATGGTTGCCGCAGTAGCTTGCATTTTCGGGCTATTTTCCCCCACAGCATTAGCCGAAGATCACATTATCAAAATGGGTGCAGATAACGGTATGCTCGCCTTTCAACCGGCTCAACTTAGCGTTAAAGCTGGTGACACTATCACTTGGGTTAACAATAAGGTGTTTCCCCACAATGTTGTTTTTGACGCGAACAGCAATCCCGGTGGCGCTGAATTAGCAGAAAGTCTTTCCCAGCCTAAGCTCATGATGACACCCAATCAAGAGTATGCCATCACTATTCCCGCTGATGCTCCAGCCGGTGATTACTCCTACTATTGTCAACCCCACCGTGGCGCTGGCATGGTCGGCAAAATTACTGTTCAGTAA
- a CDS encoding DoxX family protein — protein MNFKNTLTAVFKPTLEADIKSQIAWTVFRVTVGIFMVHNGLDKLSDIEGFAAAYVEYIGLPFPIFFSYVAAFTELLGAPLVALGLLTRPAAFGLFSTMLVAMYHHISVAGLSIPYLELSAIYASCFLFFTVNGAGVISIDALIAKALTGDVVDEAQRDVLEKNYQAETVAK, from the coding sequence ATGAATTTTAAAAATACCCTTACGGCGGTTTTTAAGCCGACCCTAGAAGCTGATATCAAGTCTCAAATTGCGTGGACTGTTTTCCGAGTTACTGTCGGCATTTTTATGGTGCACAATGGCCTCGATAAGCTGTCTGATATTGAAGGTTTTGCGGCGGCTTATGTTGAATATATTGGCTTGCCTTTCCCCATTTTCTTCAGTTATGTAGCGGCTTTCACGGAGCTTTTAGGTGCGCCCCTCGTTGCTCTTGGTTTGTTGACTCGTCCCGCTGCATTTGGTCTTTTTTCGACAATGCTCGTGGCGATGTACCACCACATTTCGGTAGCTGGACTGAGTATTCCTTACCTTGAATTGTCGGCGATTTATGCATCTTGCTTCCTCTTTTTCACTGTCAATGGTGCAGGTGTAATTTCCATCGATGCGTTGATTGCAAAAGCCCTAACTGGCGATGTTGTTGATGAAGCTCAGCGAGATGTATTAGAGAAAAACTACCAAGCTGAAACTGTCGCTAAATAG
- a CDS encoding bifunctional pantoate--beta-alanine ligase/(d)CMP kinase, producing the protein MILVKTLAGLQAALAAIAPEKEVGFVPTMGALHAGHGSLIRRARVETNFVVVSIFVNPLQFGENEDLDQYPRTLEGDRHFCESLGVDLIFAPSVDEIYGQAESVEIVPPNSMTHTLCGKYRPGHFVGVATIVVKLLQLVRPTIAYFGEKDAQQLAIIKRLATDLYLPVKIQGCPIVREESGLALSSRNQYLSDAEKIQALGLSQALAAAHQLFKTGEREGEKLLAIAHQTLKKCPEVKLQYIELVHPETLQPLTTVTESGLLAIAAHVGATRLIDNVMLNSRQPIIAIDGPAGAGKSTVTRRVADELGLLFLDTGAMYRAIAWLVLENKLDPKDEIAVAELVSGATVELKPSEDPEKPTTVLVNGHDVTTAIRTPTVTAQVSVVAAQAAVREALVKQQQNMGKQGGIVAEGRDIGTHVFPDAEVKIFLTATPAERARRRAKDLEAQGETVDLAKLETDITERDRLDSTRKIAPLVKAADAVEIVTDGMTIEQVVEKITAMHKTL; encoded by the coding sequence ATGATTTTGGTTAAAACCCTTGCTGGCTTGCAGGCTGCTTTGGCGGCGATCGCCCCGGAAAAAGAAGTTGGCTTTGTGCCGACGATGGGGGCTTTGCATGCAGGGCACGGTAGTCTTATTCGTCGGGCAAGGGTTGAAACTAATTTTGTGGTGGTTAGCATTTTCGTTAACCCCCTCCAATTTGGTGAAAATGAAGATCTTGATCAATATCCCCGCACCCTAGAAGGCGATCGCCACTTTTGCGAAAGCTTGGGTGTGGATTTGATTTTTGCGCCCTCCGTTGACGAAATTTATGGTCAGGCAGAATCGGTAGAAATTGTGCCGCCTAATTCCATGACCCACACCCTTTGCGGCAAATATCGTCCGGGTCACTTCGTTGGTGTAGCGACAATTGTTGTAAAGCTTCTGCAACTGGTGCGTCCAACTATTGCCTACTTTGGCGAAAAAGATGCGCAGCAATTAGCCATCATTAAACGACTGGCCACAGACTTATATTTACCTGTCAAAATTCAAGGCTGCCCCATCGTGCGGGAGGAATCTGGCCTCGCCCTCAGTTCTCGAAATCAGTATCTAAGTGACGCAGAAAAAATTCAAGCTCTAGGTTTGTCCCAAGCGTTAGCCGCTGCCCACCAACTTTTTAAAACAGGGGAACGGGAGGGCGAAAAATTGTTGGCGATCGCCCATCAAACCCTCAAAAAATGTCCTGAGGTGAAACTGCAATATATCGAACTCGTGCATCCCGAAACCTTACAGCCCCTCACAACAGTGACAGAATCTGGTTTACTGGCTATTGCCGCCCATGTCGGAGCAACTCGTCTCATTGATAATGTCATGCTGAATTCTCGCCAACCGATTATTGCAATTGATGGCCCCGCTGGCGCTGGGAAATCAACAGTTACCCGCCGCGTTGCCGATGAACTGGGCTTACTCTTTCTTGATACAGGCGCAATGTATCGGGCGATCGCCTGGCTCGTTTTAGAAAACAAGCTTGATCCAAAAGATGAAATTGCCGTTGCTGAACTCGTTAGCGGCGCGACTGTCGAATTAAAGCCCTCTGAAGACCCAGAAAAACCGACTACTGTTCTGGTAAACGGCCATGATGTAACCACGGCGATTCGTACACCAACTGTAACAGCACAAGTCTCAGTCGTCGCCGCTCAAGCCGCTGTGCGAGAAGCATTGGTCAAACAACAGCAAAATATGGGCAAACAAGGAGGCATTGTCGCTGAGGGGCGGGATATCGGTACTCACGTTTTTCCTGATGCTGAAGTAAAAATCTTTTTAACCGCAACGCCTGCAGAACGTGCCCGTCGCCGAGCCAAAGATCTCGAAGCCCAAGGTGAAACAGTCGACCTCGCAAAATTAGAAACTGACATCACAGAGCGCGATCGCCTCGACAGTACCCGCAAAATTGCCCCCCTTGTAAAAGCCGCTGATGCAGTTGAAATCGTGACTGATGGCATGACCATTGAACAGGTGGTCGAAAAAATTACGGCAATGCATAAAACCCTGTAA
- a CDS encoding septal ring lytic transglycosylase RlpA family protein: protein MATFATVITIPFASSLTSANADNGGTEIARTQTLDTDQALDSLATIFSYPFEGRTATTLYINRLPVLTFRDPSDLPGTETEAIATVVSSKINQLAEAPDFDAAKLAVQWKSENQYALVYGEDVVVKVDENVTLADSTNNREQDALIAANRLRRLLGDAEPITEIIGKPEPKVVEPVLKVVRSFTGHASWYGPGFHGRRTANGERFNQYAMTAAHKTLPFGTRVRVTNMRNGKSVIVRINDRGPFIRGREIDLSKGSAQQIGLMSSGVGNVKLEILR from the coding sequence TTGGCGACCTTTGCCACTGTTATTACTATTCCTTTTGCTTCTAGTTTGACCTCTGCTAATGCAGATAATGGCGGCACAGAGATTGCCCGGACTCAAACTCTCGATACGGATCAGGCTTTAGATTCCCTCGCTACAATTTTTTCCTATCCTTTTGAAGGACGGACTGCAACGACTCTCTACATTAACCGTTTGCCGGTTCTGACCTTCCGCGATCCTAGTGACCTCCCGGGGACTGAAACTGAGGCGATCGCCACTGTGGTTTCTTCTAAGATTAATCAACTGGCTGAGGCTCCTGATTTTGATGCGGCCAAGCTTGCTGTGCAATGGAAATCTGAAAATCAGTACGCCCTCGTCTATGGCGAAGATGTGGTTGTCAAGGTTGATGAAAATGTCACCCTCGCTGATAGCACGAACAATCGTGAGCAAGATGCCCTAATTGCGGCAAACCGTTTGCGTCGTTTACTTGGGGATGCAGAACCAATCACGGAGATTATTGGCAAACCTGAGCCTAAAGTTGTTGAGCCTGTTCTCAAAGTTGTGCGTTCTTTTACAGGCCATGCGTCTTGGTATGGGCCGGGCTTCCACGGTCGTCGCACAGCTAATGGTGAACGTTTTAATCAGTATGCGATGACTGCGGCGCACAAAACATTGCCCTTCGGCACCAGAGTGCGTGTGACAAATATGCGTAATGGCAAATCTGTGATTGTCCGCATTAATGATCGTGGTCCTTTCATCCGTGGTCGGGAAATTGATTTGTCTAAGGGTTCTGCCCAGCAAATTGGTTTGATGTCTTCTGGTGTGGGAAATGTCAAACTAGAGATTCTTCGGTAA
- the purM gene encoding phosphoribosylformylglycinamidine cyclo-ligase has protein sequence MDYQQAGVDIEAGRSFVKTIKDNVESTYRPGVLGGLGGFGGCFEIPAGYRQPVLISGTDGVGTKLKIAHQTDRHHTVGIDLVAMCVNDILTAGAEPLFFLDYLATGKLEPQQLANVVQGVVEGCKQSGCALLGGETAEMPGFYQKGEYDVAGFCVGIVEKDQILDGSKVEVGDVAIALGSSGVHSNGFSLVRKIIEMNGLDWSATPSEFGGKTLGEVFLTPTQIYVKVIQAALKSGLDIHAMAHITGGGLPENLPRCLKADQSMQIETSAWEIPAVFQWLQNAGDVPSAAMWDTFNMGVGYVVIVPAAIADESLAWFQSQDMTCFKVGEVVSGQGEVLGLT, from the coding sequence ATGGACTACCAACAAGCAGGAGTAGATATTGAAGCAGGGCGTTCTTTCGTCAAAACCATCAAGGATAATGTCGAAAGCACATACCGTCCCGGCGTGCTCGGTGGACTCGGAGGCTTTGGGGGCTGCTTTGAAATTCCGGCAGGTTATCGACAGCCAGTTTTGATTTCTGGAACAGATGGTGTCGGTACAAAACTAAAAATTGCCCACCAAACAGATCGCCATCACACGGTTGGGATCGATCTAGTGGCAATGTGCGTTAACGATATTTTGACGGCTGGTGCGGAGCCGCTGTTTTTCTTGGATTATTTAGCAACGGGCAAATTAGAACCACAGCAGTTAGCGAATGTTGTGCAGGGTGTTGTCGAAGGCTGTAAACAAAGTGGCTGTGCCTTGCTCGGTGGTGAAACGGCGGAAATGCCGGGTTTTTACCAAAAGGGGGAATATGATGTTGCGGGCTTCTGTGTGGGCATCGTGGAAAAAGATCAAATTCTCGATGGTTCAAAAGTTGAAGTGGGAGATGTGGCGATCGCCCTAGGTAGTAGCGGTGTGCATAGCAACGGTTTTTCCCTTGTCCGCAAAATTATTGAAATGAATGGCCTTGATTGGAGCGCTACTCCTTCAGAATTTGGCGGTAAAACTTTGGGTGAAGTATTTTTGACCCCAACGCAGATTTACGTCAAAGTCATTCAGGCAGCATTAAAATCAGGCCTCGATATCCACGCCATGGCTCACATTACTGGCGGCGGTTTACCCGAAAATTTACCCCGTTGTCTTAAGGCCGATCAGTCTATGCAAATCGAGACGAGTGCTTGGGAAATTCCTGCCGTTTTTCAATGGCTCCAAAACGCTGGAGATGTCCCCTCTGCGGCAATGTGGGACACTTTCAATATGGGGGTTGGTTACGTTGTGATTGTGCCTGCGGCGATCGCCGATGAAAGTTTAGCTTGGTTCCAGTCCCAAGATATGACCTGCTTTAAAGTGGGTGAAGTGGTGTCCGGACAAGGAGAAGTACTCGGTTTGACCTAG
- a CDS encoding CBS domain-containing protein: MTKTVAEIMTAEPVVVKKNTPLSEAIQILVDRKVSGLPVVDDHMKLVGIISEGDLTWQETGVDTPPYIMLLDSVIYLQNPAKHDKEIHKALGQTVGEVMSDKVVTITPDKMVRDAAHLMHEKHVGRLPVLESGSRKVLGIITQGDIIRAMAQAS; encoded by the coding sequence ATTACGAAAACCGTTGCCGAAATAATGACGGCTGAGCCTGTTGTCGTAAAAAAAAATACGCCTCTTTCTGAAGCAATTCAGATTTTGGTTGATCGCAAAGTCAGTGGTCTACCCGTCGTTGATGACCATATGAAATTGGTCGGCATTATCTCGGAAGGGGATCTGACTTGGCAGGAAACAGGGGTGGATACGCCGCCTTATATTATGCTCCTCGACAGTGTGATCTATCTCCAAAATCCAGCAAAACACGATAAAGAAATCCATAAAGCTCTAGGACAAACTGTCGGCGAAGTGATGAGCGATAAAGTTGTAACCATCACACCCGATAAGATGGTGCGGGATGCCGCTCATTTGATGCACGAAAAACATGTCGGACGCTTGCCTGTCCTTGAGTCGGGAAGTCGGAAGGTATTAGGGATTATTACCCAAGGTGATATTATTCGGGCAATGGCTCAAGCGTCCTAA
- the nblB gene encoding phycobilisome degradation protein NblB, which yields MSSIDSVQKLLSSEVFGDRISGLNKLRVFEPKDAFPLIQPLLKDKEARVRYAAVSQMDAVGVGFENEALALLRDALSNDPEIDVKAAAADAIAGLKIKEAYPDLEAAYRSTNEWLLQFSIVAAIGELGEPKAFDLLKEALESETELVRTSAISALGDLGDRRAIELLIPFIKDADWQTRYRVAQAFGRIGGDEVKPYLEQLATDEQAAVADEAKHHLQ from the coding sequence ATGTCTTCTATTGATTCTGTTCAAAAGCTCCTCAGCTCCGAAGTGTTTGGCGATCGCATTTCTGGTCTCAATAAGTTGCGGGTCTTTGAGCCGAAGGATGCTTTTCCTCTGATTCAGCCGCTTCTCAAAGATAAAGAAGCGCGGGTGCGCTATGCGGCCGTGAGTCAGATGGATGCTGTTGGTGTGGGTTTTGAGAATGAAGCTTTAGCTTTATTGCGGGATGCCCTCAGCAACGACCCTGAGATTGATGTTAAAGCGGCTGCGGCCGATGCGATCGCCGGACTAAAGATCAAAGAAGCCTATCCTGATCTCGAAGCGGCATATCGTTCTACCAATGAGTGGTTGTTGCAATTTAGTATCGTGGCGGCGATCGGCGAGCTGGGAGAGCCCAAAGCCTTTGATTTACTTAAAGAAGCCCTCGAATCCGAAACAGAACTGGTTCGCACCAGCGCCATTAGTGCCCTCGGAGATTTAGGCGATCGCCGCGCCATAGAACTACTAATCCCCTTCATCAAAGATGCTGACTGGCAAACCCGCTATCGCGTTGCCCAAGCTTTTGGCCGGATTGGTGGCGACGAAGTGAAACCCTACCTCGAACAACTCGCAACCGACGAACAAGCCGCCGTTGCCGATGAAGCCAAACATCATCTCCAATAA
- a CDS encoding superoxide dismutase: MGYELPALPYDYTALEPHISKSTLEFHHDKHHAGYVAKYNAAVEGTDLDGKSIEDVIKAIAKDPAKSGLFNNAAQAWNHSFYWNCMKAGGGGQPTGALADKINADFGSFDKFVEEFKAAGGTQFGSGWAWLVLDNGTLKVTKTLNAGNPMTEGQTPLLTMDVWEHAYYLDYQNKRPDYISTFLTELVNWDFVAANLAAA, from the coding sequence ATGGGATACGAACTTCCTGCATTGCCGTACGACTATACAGCTCTTGAGCCTCACATTTCCAAAAGCACTCTTGAGTTCCACCACGACAAGCACCACGCTGGCTACGTTGCTAAGTACAACGCAGCGGTAGAAGGCACTGATTTGGATGGCAAGAGCATTGAAGATGTGATCAAGGCGATCGCCAAAGATCCCGCTAAGTCAGGTTTATTCAACAATGCTGCTCAAGCTTGGAACCACAGTTTCTATTGGAACTGCATGAAAGCTGGTGGTGGCGGTCAGCCTACTGGTGCGCTCGCAGACAAGATTAATGCGGACTTTGGCAGCTTTGACAAGTTTGTCGAAGAGTTTAAAGCAGCTGGCGGAACCCAGTTCGGTAGTGGCTGGGCATGGCTCGTGCTTGACAATGGTACGCTCAAAGTAACGAAGACTCTTAACGCTGGTAACCCCATGACTGAGGGGCAAACTCCTCTGTTGACGATGGATGTTTGGGAACATGCTTATTATCTTGATTACCAAAATAAGCGCCCCGACTACATCTCCACATTCTTGACTGAGTTGGTTAATTGGGACTTTGTTGCGGCGAATCTTGCTGCGGCGTAA